TCAAAATTAATTCATTGATTATTAATGGTATATAAAATAAATCAGCACCAATTTAAGAAAGTTGGTGCTGATTATCATTTGTGAGCCATCCTTAGTTTACATGTACATTATACAGGTTATTAACTGCTTTTTCTAAAATTTCTCCCATTTCATTAAAGTTGGTGTTTATAAGTATGGATATCCCTGTATTTTGGTTATGATAAATTACAAACCAATTCTTCATTCCGTATATTCTTTTTTAATATTGAATTTCATCATCAACAGTCCTTCAAATTTTATTAATCAGTTCTTTCGCAATCCAGAGCTTCAGTGGGTTTATAATATTTTTATTTTATTATTTTCAATAAAAGTTGTTTATGTGAGCCAAAGCGACGGACATAGAATTGATGAAACTCCAATGAAATTAATTAGTATAGCATATTTAATTTTAGTACACCGCTTACTGAATCAATTTAAGAAGCTTTTTAAAGAAATCTACGATTCTGCTAATTTCTACCTTATACATATTGACAAAAAAGCTAATCAGGAAATTGGTAAAGATGTAAAGGATTTTTAGAACAATATCCGAACGTATATATCCTAAACAGTGAAAAATGTTATTTGGCGAAGATATAGTATGGTTCAGGCTGAGTTGGATGGTATAGAATACCTGTTGAGCATGGGTGTAAAACGGGATTATTTTATAAACCTAAGCGGGCAGGATTATCTGTTAAAATCACAAAAAATCATCAAAGAATTTTTATCGGAAAATAATGGTAAAAGCTATATTAAAATTGATAATCAGTAAAAATTAGCCCATGTGAAAAATATGGACAGAAATTTTAATTATCTAAAGTAAAAAGATTATTGAAATTGTAATAAAAAAACCTTTATCAAAATTGATAGAGGTTTTTCTATTGCTGTTAAAAACAGGTAAATCTCTCGACAAAATATCAGGAATCATCTTTACATGCTCCTTTTAATCTTGTGTTTTTGTGTAAAGGTTCTCTATATAAAATAGATCTCTAACAGTATTAGCATACTGTTAGGTGAGATCAACAAATTTTAACTATAACTTCTTCAAATTCTCAACGGGACTTGGGGCAAAAATATGAAGAAAAAGAATGAAAAAATATATAACATACAAATTATAAAATTATTTCTAACAATAGTGAATCAAAAAAAATACACTGTAGAAAATAGCAATACGATAAATTATGTGTTTTGGTTAATTTAATTAAAATGTATAATAATTTAATTATTGTTGATTTTGTATTGATTTTTCATAAAATAAAATTGTAAAATGTTAATTTAATATTTGATTAGAAGATGAAAAATAATTTTATAATATTTAATAAAAAAGTATTAATTTAGCCTATATTCAGTGAAACACATAATGAAAATTAAGTATTATAAACAGAACGGTAAGATAAGAGCACTATTTGTGTTTTTATTTATCATTTGTCATACTATGATAACAGCTCAGGCTTCAGTCCCTGAAATAGAGAAAAAAAATGCAGAAGCAAAAGGCCTTTTTAATGAAAGGAAACTTGATGAATCCCTTAAATTATCTAAAGAAGTTGTTGAAGAGTCTAAGCAGATTGAGTATTCTCAGGGAGTAGCCATTGGAAGTCTTAGAGTTGCCGTAATATA
The nucleotide sequence above comes from Chryseobacterium sp. 7. Encoded proteins:
- a CDS encoding beta-1,6-N-acetylglucosaminyltransferase — its product is MKNVIWRRYSMVQAELDGIEYLLSMGVKRDYFINLSGQDYLLKSQKIIKEFLSENNGKSYIKIDNQ